In Marasmius oreades isolate 03SP1 chromosome 1, whole genome shotgun sequence, one DNA window encodes the following:
- a CDS encoding uncharacterized protein (BUSCO:EOG09262A6N) encodes MSLVHGYSSGEDEDIHSKDVFGLSSISAAKKIRLEAEGLTTEAAPHVLAEDPLNQTSLVTRPTDTQMNVNIPYQDMMLPLQGPENPFGDRKRFLNQNALAGHVEEQSMTEHAFRSQHLTHSILGYSANPSVDPNAPAVVGSLDNAQFNGFATIDTIRATKSQRKELKRKRKQRGSLEAVEGDGAYVGPWASWEGDEPENHFLTGVEANDGDEEDEEEEKAPRKSKPPNVNPGTHGQETSTFHGKHMTDYQGRTYMSPPAAEAPHLLQEAGSQDCFIPKVCVHTWTGHTKGVSVIRLFPESGHLMLSGSMDTKIKLWDVYTHGNCLRTFHGHVKAVKDVTFSNDGRQFLSCAYDRSIKLWDTETGQCLKRFGNGKIPYVVRFHPDQDKQHIFLAGMSDKKIIQYDMNSGDITQEYDQHLGPVNTITFVDENRRFVTTSDDKTIRAWDFDIPVVIKYIAEPHMHSMPAVTLHPSKRYFAAQSLDNQILVYSTDNFRQNRKKRFAGHSVAGYACQVGFSPDGKWLSSGDGEGNIVFWDWKTGRIKSRLKAHSKVVIAHEWLPHETSKVITASWDGLIKLWD; translated from the exons ATGTCTCTAGTTCATGGTTATTCTTCtggtgaagatgaagacattCACTCCAAGGACGTCTTCGGGTTATCCTCTATCTCCGCTGCCAAGAAGATCCGCTTAGAAGCTGAGGGTTTAACGACTGAGGCAGCTCCTCATGTATTGGCAGAA GACCCGTTAAATCAAACTTCACTAGTCACTCGACCGACAGACACGCAAATGAACGTGAATATCCCGTACCAGGACATGATGCTTCCTCTGCAAGGTCCAGAAAATCCTTTTGGGGACAGAAAACGGTTCTTAAATCAAAATGCACTCGCTGGCCATGTTGAAGAGCAATCTATGACTGAACACGCTTTTCGTTCTCAACATCTTACGCATTCCATTCTTGGATATTCCGCCAATCCCTCAGTGGATCCAAACGCGCCAGCTGTTGTGGGTTCACTGGATAATGCCCAATTTAATGGTTTCGCAACAATTGACACGATACGGGCCACGAAATCTCAGCGAAAGGAGCTCAAGCGCAAAAGAAAACAACGGGGAAGTCTTGAAGCTGTCGAGGGAGACGGAGCGTATGTTGGCCCATGGGCCTCTTGGGAAGGAGACGAGCCAGAAAATCACTTTTTGACTGGTGTTGAGGCTAATGAtggggatgaagaagatgaggaagaagaaaaggcaCCCAGAAAATCGAAACCACCCAATGTGAACCCCGGCACCCATGGTCAGGAAACTTCGACGTTCCACGGCAAACATATGACAGATTATCAAGGGCGGACATACATGTCGCCGCCCGCGGCGGAGGCTCCCCATCTCTTGCAAGAAGCAGGATCCCAGGACTGCTTCATTCCCAAGGTTTGCGTTCATACATGGACCGGTCACACAAAGGGCGTTTCAGTGATTCGCTTGTTTCCTGAGAGCGGTCATCTCATGCTGAGTGGCTCGATGGATACTAAAATCAAG CTTTGGGATGTGTATACCCATGGGAACTGTCTGCGCACTTTCCATGGACATGTGAAAGCGGTGAAAGATGTAACGTTCTCGAACGACGGAAGGCAGTTCCTATCCTGTGCCTATGACCGTTCAATCAAGTTATGGGACACAGAAACGGGACAGTGTCTGAAGCGATTCGGCAATGGCAAGATACCATATGTTGTACGCTTCCATCCTGACCAGGACAAGCAACACATATTCCTTGCAGGAATGTCGGATAAAAAGATTATTCAG TACGATATGAACTCTGGGGATATAACGCAAGAATATGACCAACACTTGGGGCCTGTAAATACCATAACTTTTGTGGACGAAAATCGGCGGTTCGTAACGACTTCGGATGATAAAACGATCAGAGCTTGGGATTTCGATATCCCTGTCGTCATCAAGTACATCGCAGAGCCACATATGCATTCCATGCCCGCAGTCACTCTACATCCTTCTA AGCGTTATTTCGCTGCCCAATCGCTGGACAACCAGATTCTTGTGTACAGCACGGATAATTTCCGTCAAAATCGAAAGAAACGCTTTGCAGGGCACTCCGTAGCAGGTTATGCTTGCCAGGTTGGATTTTCGCCCGACGGAAAATGGTTAAGTAGTGGCGATGGTGAAGGAAATATTGTTTTCTGGGATTGGAAGACTGGCCGGATAAAGTCGAGGTTAAAGGCGCATTCAAAAGTCGTAATCGCCCATGAATGGCTTCCACACGAAACA TCAAAAGTAATCACAGCGTCGTGGGATGGCTTGATAAAACTTTGG GATTGA
- a CDS encoding uncharacterized protein (BUSCO:EOG09262A6N) — protein sequence MSLVHGYSSGEDEDIHSKDVFGLSSISAAKKIRLEAEGLTTEAAPHVLAEDPLNQTSLVTRPTDTQMNVNIPYQDMMLPLQGPENPFGDRKRFLNQNALAGHVEEQSMTEHAFRSQHLTHSILGYSANPSVDPNAPAVVGSLDNAQFNGFATIDTIRATKSQRKELKRKRKQRGSLEAVEGDGAYVGPWASWEGDEPENHFLTGVEANDGDEEDEEEEKAPRKSKPPNVNPGTHGQETSTFHGKHMTDYQGRTYMSPPAAEAPHLLQEAGSQDCFIPKVCVHTWTGHTKGVSVIRLFPESGHLMLSGSMDTKIKLWDVYTHGNCLRTFHGHVKAVKDVTFSNDGRQFLSCAYDRSIKLWDTETGQCLKRFGNGKIPYVVRFHPDQDKQHIFLAGMSDKKIIQYDMNSGDITQEYDQHLGPVNTITFVDENRRFVTTSDDKTIRAWDFDIPVVIKYIAEPHMHSMPAVTLHPSKRYFAAQSLDNQILVYSTDNFRQNRKKRFAGHSVAGYACQVGFSPDGKWLSSGDGEGNIVFWDWKTGRIKSRLKAHSKVVIAHEWLPHETVSKLTFDGTPASSHTPYSVKSNHSVVGWLDKTLGLIAEVVWATVTLFRLTCPLCILRMAPARRGSL from the exons ATGTCTCTAGTTCATGGTTATTCTTCtggtgaagatgaagacattCACTCCAAGGACGTCTTCGGGTTATCCTCTATCTCCGCTGCCAAGAAGATCCGCTTAGAAGCTGAGGGTTTAACGACTGAGGCAGCTCCTCATGTATTGGCAGAA GACCCGTTAAATCAAACTTCACTAGTCACTCGACCGACAGACACGCAAATGAACGTGAATATCCCGTACCAGGACATGATGCTTCCTCTGCAAGGTCCAGAAAATCCTTTTGGGGACAGAAAACGGTTCTTAAATCAAAATGCACTCGCTGGCCATGTTGAAGAGCAATCTATGACTGAACACGCTTTTCGTTCTCAACATCTTACGCATTCCATTCTTGGATATTCCGCCAATCCCTCAGTGGATCCAAACGCGCCAGCTGTTGTGGGTTCACTGGATAATGCCCAATTTAATGGTTTCGCAACAATTGACACGATACGGGCCACGAAATCTCAGCGAAAGGAGCTCAAGCGCAAAAGAAAACAACGGGGAAGTCTTGAAGCTGTCGAGGGAGACGGAGCGTATGTTGGCCCATGGGCCTCTTGGGAAGGAGACGAGCCAGAAAATCACTTTTTGACTGGTGTTGAGGCTAATGAtggggatgaagaagatgaggaagaagaaaaggcaCCCAGAAAATCGAAACCACCCAATGTGAACCCCGGCACCCATGGTCAGGAAACTTCGACGTTCCACGGCAAACATATGACAGATTATCAAGGGCGGACATACATGTCGCCGCCCGCGGCGGAGGCTCCCCATCTCTTGCAAGAAGCAGGATCCCAGGACTGCTTCATTCCCAAGGTTTGCGTTCATACATGGACCGGTCACACAAAGGGCGTTTCAGTGATTCGCTTGTTTCCTGAGAGCGGTCATCTCATGCTGAGTGGCTCGATGGATACTAAAATCAAG CTTTGGGATGTGTATACCCATGGGAACTGTCTGCGCACTTTCCATGGACATGTGAAAGCGGTGAAAGATGTAACGTTCTCGAACGACGGAAGGCAGTTCCTATCCTGTGCCTATGACCGTTCAATCAAGTTATGGGACACAGAAACGGGACAGTGTCTGAAGCGATTCGGCAATGGCAAGATACCATATGTTGTACGCTTCCATCCTGACCAGGACAAGCAACACATATTCCTTGCAGGAATGTCGGATAAAAAGATTATTCAG TACGATATGAACTCTGGGGATATAACGCAAGAATATGACCAACACTTGGGGCCTGTAAATACCATAACTTTTGTGGACGAAAATCGGCGGTTCGTAACGACTTCGGATGATAAAACGATCAGAGCTTGGGATTTCGATATCCCTGTCGTCATCAAGTACATCGCAGAGCCACATATGCATTCCATGCCCGCAGTCACTCTACATCCTTCTA AGCGTTATTTCGCTGCCCAATCGCTGGACAACCAGATTCTTGTGTACAGCACGGATAATTTCCGTCAAAATCGAAAGAAACGCTTTGCAGGGCACTCCGTAGCAGGTTATGCTTGCCAGGTTGGATTTTCGCCCGACGGAAAATGGTTAAGTAGTGGCGATGGTGAAGGAAATATTGTTTTCTGGGATTGGAAGACTGGCCGGATAAAGTCGAGGTTAAAGGCGCATTCAAAAGTCGTAATCGCCCATGAATGGCTTCCACACGAAACAGTAAGCAAATTAACCTTTGACGGAACGCCAGCTTCTTCACATACACCGTATTCAGTCAAAAGTAATCACAGCGTCGTGGGATGGCTTGATAAAACTTTGG GATTGATTGCGGAAGTTGTATGGGCGACGGTTACCCTTTTTCGACTGACATGTCCCTTGTGTATTCTCCGGATGGCCCCTGCACGTCGCGGGTCGCTATAA